Proteins found in one Columba livia isolate bColLiv1 breed racing homer chromosome 11, bColLiv1.pat.W.v2, whole genome shotgun sequence genomic segment:
- the WDR93 gene encoding WD repeat-containing protein 93 has translation MAAQIPKHPLEIPPPSEKDWLKDDEEDFFLQDPDRQRDALPQPFRMVNKLVTLVFENAMEIIEEREMLREVEKLKVQPTKCFPTAEFQVTGRANCLAVSGKYIFVGLSEGLAAFTVFSWEEVCAWDAVKTEICAIHTLDLENEHHILLAVDEMGLVWLFCFHKESFRLIKILNEVEDISKRSTCVEVVLSPGGDYAGFLLQDSTKAWLEIYRLPKDSWLKEMEKSSGAAAGLAHWRRRRSTAISMKSLELRGDGSAEMESPVPATKADAKLSLPVLLLKVKPPKPVTGSSFKSPLDALKKVDDGIMLGLGYNHLIKDSQWEQREGIFCSTYPECLEAEGERKNKEEIPRHATFHFLLPSQILQVQPEMKVQPDVPAGISVHWDGSHNLCFYLLNHPLKDKVDSDPKPEVVWPCAAPIVCSAVSSCSRYLALACEDATIIIWDAHLGYPLSVTAILEERLIRSIHFLQSSAAASEETPCPGTDPACPIVQLLVLCTDSSFYLVKTPVAGKSSITLLADRPEDPNLAVSAVVPVLAFPSAALVFSWNGTVSLMNTATSQIVYCFSTPPSHAVASPWQPVFTVDSMNWCLLLQGHKQQQRGALAESTASHSTIFIFDFNSYSLKEAFPKEPSLPLKSMQNLPWVERCNIFLHERQQSLPGLRELLPEYWSRLQARAAAMDKERQKVKGQKKL, from the exons ATGGCCGCGCAAATCCCGAAGCATCCCCTGGAGATTCCTCCACCATCTGAAAAGGACTGGCTAAAGGATGACGAGGAAGATTTCTTCCTGCAGGATCCCGATCGACAGCGTGATGCGTTGCCTCAGCCCTTCAGGATGGTCAACAAACTGGTCACGCTTGTTTTTGAGAATGCTATGGAAATCATTGAAGAAAGGGAGATGCTCCGAGAAGTGGAGAAACTAAAGGTCCAGCCCACAAAATGCTTTCCCACAGCTGAATTCCAG GTAACCGGAAGAGCCAATTGCCTGGCAGTGTCTGGAAAATACATCTTTGTTGGTCTGTCTGAGGGTCTCGCTGCCTTCACAGTCTTCAGCTGGGAGGAGGTCTGTGCTTGGGATGCAGTCAAGACTGAGATTTGTGCCATCCACACCTTGGATTTGGAGAATGAGCACCACATCCTGCTTGCTGTGGATGAAATGG GGCTTGTCTGGCTCTTCTGCTTTCACAAGGAAAGCTTCCGACTCATTAAAATCCTAAATGAAGTG GAGGATATCAGCAAGCGAAGTACTTGTGTGGAGGtagtgctgtccccaggaggtGATTACGCAGGATTCCTGCTGCAAG ACAGTACAAAAGCTTGGCTGGAGATCTACCGATTGCCTAAGGATTCCTGGCTGAAGGAGATGGAAAAGAGCTCAGGAGCTGCAGCGGGGCTGGCTcactggaggaggaggaggtcaACTGCCATATCTATG AAAAGTCTGGAGCTGCGTGGAGATGGTTCTGCAGAGATG GAGTCTCCTGTGCCTGCAACTAAAGCTGATGCAAAGCTGAGtctcccagtgctgctgctgaaagtGAAGCCACCCAAACCTGTTACAG GCAGTAGTTTTAAAAGCCCCTTGGATGCCTTGAAGAAAGTGGATGATGGCATCATGCTTGGCTTGGGCTACAACCACCTAATCAAGGACTCCCAGTGGGAGCAGCGGGAAGGAATCTTCTGCAGCACTTATCCAGAGTGTCTGGAGGCTGAGGGtgagagaaagaacaaggagGAGATCCCCAG acatgctacttttcattttcttctccctaGCCAGATCCTACAAGTGCAACCAGAAATGAAAGTACAGCCAG ATGTTCCAGCTGGCATCAGTGTGCACTGGGATGGGAGCCACAATCTCTGTTTCTACTTACTTAACCATCCACTCAAGGATAAAGTGG ATTCTGATCCAAAACCTGAAGTTGTGTGGCCATGTGCAGCTCCAATTGTGTGCTCAGCtgtcagctcctgctccaggtaCCTGGCACTGGCATGTGAAGATGCAACAATAATTATTTGGGATGCACACCTAG GATACCCACTGTCTGTGACTGCCATTTTAGAGGAACGTCTCATCCGTAGCATCCACTTCTTGCAGAGTTCTGCAGCTGCcagtgaggagacaccttgccCTGGTACAGACCCTGCCTGTCCCATTGTGCAGCTCCTAGTGCTGTGTACAGACAGCTCTTTCTATTTGGTGAAAACACCCGTGGCTGGGAAGTCCAGCATCACGCTCTTGGCGGACAG GCCTGAAGATCCGAATCTTGctgtcagtgctgtggtgcCTGTCCTGGCATTCCCCAGTGCA GCCCTGGTCTTCTCCTGGAATGGCACAGTGTCCCTGATGAACACTGCCACATCACAGATTGTTTACTGCTTCAGTACTCCACCTTCTCATGCTGTAGCATCTCCCTGGCAGCCAGTGTTCACAGTGGATAGTATGAATTGGTGCCTGCTGCTTCAAG GAcataagcagcagcagagaggtgCATTGGCAGAGAGCACAGCCAGTCACAGCACAATCTTTATTTTTGATTTCAACTCCTACTCATTGAAGGAGGCTTTCCCAAAGGAACCCAGTTTGCCACTCAAATCCATGCAGAACCTGCCATGGGTTGAGAGATGTAACATTTTCTTACATGAGAG ACAGCAGAGCCTGCCAGGACTCAGGGAACTGTTGCCTGAATACTGGAGTCGGCTGCAGGCACGAGCAGCTGCCATGGacaaagagagacagaaggTAAAGGGACAGAAGAAGCTGTAG
- the PEX11A gene encoding peroxisomal membrane protein 11A isoform X1 translates to MNHGRCRRTKNREISAFMRATQCTCMLLSYLIEHKADKEKLVMKLKKLESSVSSGRKMFRLGNMVHALVAARRTTELPDVFPRFCLTASNLTRALYFTCDAVLWLKSTGLQPDIDQPKWQNWATKCYYFSVLLNLARDGYEIFWRLEQAVQEEKMKENFFCDKQDRELNCVNCDGLHGFLLLLFQILRRHPPLLLDLVKNVCDLSGPLDTLGIYKTNPGVIGFCGVLSSLVGILTLARPHLKLKQ, encoded by the exons ATGAATCACGGTAGATGCAGAAGAACGAAGAATCGTGAGATATCTGCTTTCATGAG aGCCACTCAGTGCACATGTATGTTGCTTAGCTATTTAATAGAGCATAAAGCTGATAAAGAGAAGCTGGTAATGAAACTCAAGAAGTTGGAATCTAGTGTGAGTTCTGGCCGGAAAA TGTTCAGACTGGGCAACATGGTACATGCCTTGGTAGCAGCCAGGAGAACTACAGAGCTGCCAGATGTGTTTCCTCGCTTCTGCCTTACAGCCTCCAACCTGACCCGTGCCCTCTACTTCACCTGCGATGCGGTCCTGTGGCTGAAGAGCACCGGGCTCCAACCTGACATCGATCAGCCAAAGTGGCAGAATTGGGCTACCAAGTGTTACTACTTTTCTGTCCTGTTGAATCTAGCCAGGGATGGGTATGAGATCTTCTGGAGGCTGGAACAAGCTGTGcaggaagaaaagatgaagGAGAATTTCTTCTGCGACAAACAGGATCGGGAACTAAACTGTGTGAATTGTGATGGTTTGCAtggttttctcctcctcctctttcagaTACTGAGAAGGCATCCTCCTTTGCTGCTGGACTTGGTGAAGAATGTCTGTGATCTCTCAGGTCCTTTGGACACGCTAGGGATCTACAAGACCAACCCAGGAGTGATTGGTTTCTGTGGTGTCCTCTCCTCGCTGGTGGGGATCCTCACATTAGCAAGACCACACCTGAAGCTGAAACAGTGA
- the PEX11A gene encoding peroxisomal membrane protein 11A isoform X2 — protein MEGFVDFTNRSQGRDQLFRATQCTCMLLSYLIEHKADKEKLVMKLKKLESSVSSGRKMFRLGNMVHALVAARRTTELPDVFPRFCLTASNLTRALYFTCDAVLWLKSTGLQPDIDQPKWQNWATKCYYFSVLLNLARDGYEIFWRLEQAVQEEKMKENFFCDKQDRELNCVNCDGLHGFLLLLFQILRRHPPLLLDLVKNVCDLSGPLDTLGIYKTNPGVIGFCGVLSSLVGILTLARPHLKLKQ, from the exons ATGGAGGGCTTCGTGGACTTTACCAACCGCAGCCAGGGCCGTGACCAGCTGTTCCG aGCCACTCAGTGCACATGTATGTTGCTTAGCTATTTAATAGAGCATAAAGCTGATAAAGAGAAGCTGGTAATGAAACTCAAGAAGTTGGAATCTAGTGTGAGTTCTGGCCGGAAAA TGTTCAGACTGGGCAACATGGTACATGCCTTGGTAGCAGCCAGGAGAACTACAGAGCTGCCAGATGTGTTTCCTCGCTTCTGCCTTACAGCCTCCAACCTGACCCGTGCCCTCTACTTCACCTGCGATGCGGTCCTGTGGCTGAAGAGCACCGGGCTCCAACCTGACATCGATCAGCCAAAGTGGCAGAATTGGGCTACCAAGTGTTACTACTTTTCTGTCCTGTTGAATCTAGCCAGGGATGGGTATGAGATCTTCTGGAGGCTGGAACAAGCTGTGcaggaagaaaagatgaagGAGAATTTCTTCTGCGACAAACAGGATCGGGAACTAAACTGTGTGAATTGTGATGGTTTGCAtggttttctcctcctcctctttcagaTACTGAGAAGGCATCCTCCTTTGCTGCTGGACTTGGTGAAGAATGTCTGTGATCTCTCAGGTCCTTTGGACACGCTAGGGATCTACAAGACCAACCCAGGAGTGATTGGTTTCTGTGGTGTCCTCTCCTCGCTGGTGGGGATCCTCACATTAGCAAGACCACACCTGAAGCTGAAACAGTGA